One Fusarium poae strain DAOMC 252244 chromosome 4, whole genome shotgun sequence DNA window includes the following coding sequences:
- a CDS encoding hypothetical protein (BUSCO:51018at5125), translated as MANTAQGIPWDQLIEFANNKKAEEKTTGKPAQLSKQQLAAVSMLVDLVKDIEVEDTYVSKLYEHCQRIKIESPQFTTETFNQCISGTNIPRSRVLCTLPSKGQQFPQEGYGHSAGEAIPTFGKAQKAKNFAAMQALNWLQGRGPSSPRGEKRPASVTNESPVHSKIKAEEDNNSDGGALTSDSSQSSAKGVLAPGQPAGAQGSDVREQIAKLGEEMDFGSPEYLIQRAEDGSDIWNGRPIFKNDGKIPPEMGVVTGIAGRQQTEDMVAKRTLEWLQNERRIRYELYLETIGSAPK; from the exons ATGGCAAACACTGCGCAAGGGATTCCTTGGGATCAACTTATCGAGTTTGCTAACAACAAAAAAGCGGAAGAGAAGACCACCGGCAAACCTGCCCAGCTTAGCAAGCAGCAGCTAGCCGCAGTCTCGATGCTCGTCGACCTTGTCAAGGACATAGAAGTCGAAGACACCTACGTGAGCAAGCTCTATG AGCACTGTCAACGGATCAAGATCGAGAGTCCCCAGTTCACTACAGAGACCTTCAACCAGTGTATCTCGGGCACAAATATCCCACGATCTCGCGTCCTCTGCACTCTACCGTCCAAAGGCCAGCAGTTCCCCCAAGAAGGCTACGGTCACAGCGCTGGAGAAGCTATTCCGACATTTGGCAAAGCGCAAAAGGCCAAGAATTTCGCCGCCATGCAAGCCTTGAACTGGCTCCAAGGCCGGGGACCATCATCACCCCGTGGCGAAAAACGGCCAGCTTCAGTTACAAACGAATCTCCTGTGCATAGTAAGATAAAGGCTGAGGAGGACAACAACTCTGACGGCGGTGCGCTCACATCCGATTCTTCACAGTCGAGTGCAAAGGGTGTCCTGGCTCCGGGACAGCCTGCTGGAGCCCAAGGATCTGATGTGCGTGAACAGATTGCTAAGCTTGGTGAAGAGATGGACTTTGGCAGCCCAGAGTATCTCATTCAGCGAGCCGAAGATGGAAGCGACATTTGGAATGGGCGCCCTATTTTCAAAAACGATGGGAAGATTCCACCTGAAATGGGCGTGGTGACTGGAATCGCGGGTCGCCAGCAAACGGAGGATATGGTTGCCAAGAGGACTCTCGAGTGGCTGCAGAATGAGAGGCGCATCAGGTATGAGCTGTACCTGGAGACCATTGGTTCCGCTCCGAAATGA
- a CDS encoding hypothetical protein (BUSCO:2487at5125): MDRPEPGLVKWSSNPSYDNFIHINLQHRVVQVYEPTGHARTGRFDYQKLSRHDDFPPLTTYDWSPTNPGLLAVGTGSGIVNLLKIDDGSNAYVELGLKMSRTCQAVAFNTTGLLAVGLDRVRMDQCLHIWDVSRLSSIDKNTKGFPSDASNIADPKTRLEPSVSVSSFKFFEDSPQTLVVGIKAQGLRIHDLRDPGSIVTFQTKCNNNLTIDYADQNYFASSALDHPGVMIWDRRATSRPVASPTYMQAIEEDELPWGGALRLDQVIETDSDPFLAEGKYSLVRSLRYCRDHRGLLAVLSRTGQLKVLNTNKEVPSAGSSNPELLQVQKSYEMDVSYVETSRKNDRIVAFDWVTLSSPVLRPRLLVLRANGNFEILEQPSQTSDHVYKLVPWKSPHRGLEEGGPYHSIMQFEPSQAPDILGPLLIEEALSDVPLFGSDSASIRADTGAALKANSMSSVIIEDIGATPRPLPEAFHKASTVAPKIRALRAFVRDEFQAPKGMKPRAGDTKIVQSETSELSLASDSLGSCREMHDALLASLAEAEGLPREAQSVLDHAMLLRAKEKYLFDAVANRDIVADDPWVKYIWDWVASAEDFADDGGMVLSNIDMSYLGVHSIWTNNLGRDPSTRLPPGTAPPDRSTWERSIASFCKKKHLPKFDALVTKWPAHRQLCLDVCGWGDSEKHDPKGRNRNADPEYPTTIHTMAAARALFAGDRKEAIQILKKASTAHPELLFVSLALQLMGDDNNTPAKEKLDFDEAVASKTDPYLRAISSLIATGDWTAVASQLSLPLLDRVCIAIRNFDDDHLTQWLNEQVDLAIADGDIEGVVLTGITEPMVDIFARYIQKFHDVQTATLVLSICAPRYIDDIRCRAWRNAYRAHLQRHKLFFQRTKFDVESTKRSKRDGIPKLKPPSRQIALRCVFCDAETSLANNASHPSHLGGGSAAQASSALESRNPLLATSINAGVSCPNCGRHLPRCVVCLEIVGVPRSDKPEEKSEAKMAGQFPTFCLRCEHVLHLDHARQWFARHVECPVPECRCRCNFRANPELSYR, translated from the exons ATGGATCGCCCTGAGCCGGGACTCGTCAAGTGGTCATCCAACCCTTCTTATGACAACTTCATTCATATCAACCTTCAGCATCGTGTAGTCCAGGTTTACGAACCAACTGGCCATGCAAGAACAGGCCGTTTCGATTACCAGAAACTCTCTCGACATGATGATTTCCCTCCTCTCACAACTTACGACTGGTCACCAACGAATCCTGGCCTTCTTGCTGTTGGAACTGGAAGTGGCATTGTGAACTTGCTCAAGATTGATGACGGTTCCAATGCGTATGTCGAGCTGGGCCTCAAGATGTCCCGAACATGCCAGGCTGTCGCCTTCAACACTACAGGACTATTGGCTGTCGGTCTTGACAGAGTCCGGATGGACCAATGCCTTCACATCTGGGATGTTAGCCGACTGTCTTCAATAGACAAAAACACGAAAGGATTCCCTTCAGACGCAAGCAATATTGCAGACCCAAAGACCCGCCTAGAACCTAGCGTCTCTGTGTCGAGTTTCAAATTCTTCGAGGATAGCCCGCAAACTCTCGTTGTCGGCATCAAGGCACAAGGTCTCCGAATACACGATCTTCGCG ATCCTGGAAGCATTGTGACTTTCCAGACTAAATGTAACAACAACCTCACAATCGACTATGCCGATCAAAACTACTTTGCTTCATCTGCCCTTGACCATCCTGGTGTAATGATATGGGATAGGCGGGCCACATCACGACCTGTGGCATCTCCCACCTATATGCAAGCAATCGAAGAGGACGAGCTTCCGTGGGGTGGGGCATTGCGTCTTGATCAAGTGATAGAGACTGATTCTGACCCCTTCTTGGCAGAAGGAAAATATTCTCTTGTCCGCTCTCTTCGTTACTGTCGTGACCACCGCGGATTGCTTGCTGTGCTGTCCCGTACTGGTCAGCTTAAGGTTTTGAACACCAATAAAGAAGTCCCGTCTGCCGGTTCTAGCAACCCAGAACTTCTCCAAGTTCAAAAGTCATACGAGATGGACGTTTCATATGTTGAAACGTCAAGAAAGAATGATCGCATTGTTGCCTTTGACTGGGTGACATTGAGCTCCCCGGTACTACGTCCCCGACTGCTTGTCTTGAGGGCCAACGGGAACTTTGAGATTCTGGAACAGCCATCGCAGACCTCGGATCATGTCTACAAGCTTGTGCCATGGAAATCGCCACACCGTGGACTTGAAG AGGGGGGTCCATATCATAGTATCATGCAATTCGAGCCTTCACAGGCCCCGGATATTCTAGGTCCACTACTAATCGAAGAAGCGCTATCAGATGTGCCTCTTTTCGGGTCGGATAGCGCAAGTATCCGGGCCGACACAGGAGCAGCACTAAAGGCAAATAGTATGTCTTCGGTTATCATAGAAGATATCGGAGCAACGCCGAGACCGCTTCCTGAAGCCTTCCATAAAGCATCCACCGTGGCTCCCAAAATCAGAGCCCTACGAGCCTTTGTGAGAGATGAGTTTCAGGCGCCCAAGGGAATGAAGCCACGTGCTGGTGACACAAAGATCGTGCAAAGCGAGACGAGCGAGCTGTCTCTGGCTTCAGACAGTTTAGGCTCCTGCAGAGAAATGCACGATGCCTTACTGGCTTCACTCGCTGAGGCGGAAGGTTTGCCAAGAGAAGCACAGAGTGTTCTTGACCACGCAATGCTGTTACGTGCCAAAGAGAAATATCTCTTTGACGCGGTAGCAAATAGAGACATTGTGGCAGATGACCCTTGGGTTAAATACATCTGGGATTGGGTTGCAA GCGCTGAAGACTTTGCCGATGATGGAGGAATGGTTCTCTCAAACATTGACATGAGCTACCTGGGAGTTCATTCAATATGGACTAACAACCTTG GTCGTGACCCGTCCACTCGTCTACCCCCTGGCACAGCACCTCCTGATCGTTCAACCTGGGAGCGCAGCATTGCGAGTTTCTGCAAGAAGAAGCACCTTCCTAAATTCGATGCATTAGTGACCAAGTGGCCTGCCCATCGTCAACTATGTCTCGATGTATGCGGTTGGGGCGATTCAGAAAAGCATGATCCCAAGGGCCGTAACCGCAATGCAGATCCCGAGTATCCGACCACCATCCACACTATGGCTGCTGCTCGAGCGTTATTCGCAGGTGATCGCAAGGAAGCTATTCAAATCCTCAAAAAGGCTAGCACTGCGCATCCAGAACTCCTCTTCGTATCATTGGCACTGCAGCTCATGGGCGATGATAACAACACACCCGCCAAGGAAAAGCTTGACTTTGACGAAGCAGTCGCCTCCAAGACTGATCCCTATTTGCGGGCCATCTCATCGCTCATTGCGACGGGTGATTGGACTGCCGTAGCTAGTCAGCTTTCTCTCCCCTTACTGGATCGGGTGTGTATCGCGATACGcaactttgatgatgatcatcTTACTCAGTGGCTCAATGAGCAAGTTGATCTAGCAATAGCAGACGGTGACATAGAAGGTGTTGTCCTCACGGGTATCACAGAGCCCATGGTTGACATATTTGCTCGTTACATCCAAAAGTTTCACGATGTTCAAACAGCAACACTGGTCCTTTCAATCTGCGCGCCTCGATACATTGATGACATTCGCTGCCGAGCCTGGCGCAATGCATACCGTGCCCATCTACAGCGTCACAAACTCTTCTTCCAGCGTACAAAGTTTGATGTAGAGTCTACTAAACGCTCCAAGCGCGACGGAATACCCAAACTCAAACCGCCTTCTCGCCAGATCGCCCTCCGCTGCGTTTTCTGTGACGCTGAGACGTCCCTAGCAAATAACGCCAGCCACCCATCGCATCTTGGGGGTGGTTCCGCTGCACAAGCATCATCAGCTCTCGAGTCTCGTAACCCGCTTCTCGCAACGAGCATCAACGCAGGTGTAAGCTGCCCAAACTGTGGCCGACACCTTCCACGATGCGTGGTCTGTCTTGAGATTGTCGGTGTGCCACGCTCTGACAAACCGGAGGAGAAGAGTGAAGCCAAAATGGCCGGTCAGTTCCCAACATTCTGCCTCCGCTGTGAACATGTTTTACATCTTGATCATGCCCGGCAGTGGTTCGCCAGACACGTTGAGTGTCCGGTTCCAGAGTGTCGGTGCCGTTGCAATTTCAGAGCAAACCCCGAGTTGAGTTACCGTTGA
- a CDS encoding hypothetical protein (BUSCO:49836at5125), producing MADDAAREDALLDVEDKVQDKHSKPRGGKGRGRGGGGGGQGREVQVSKALSRLLRHQAANAGIQLDDEGFARLDAVLAWNPLRSLKVTLDDVQTAVSTDGKQRFTLKPNSATNPSLDTKSTSPADYLIRANQGHSIKLESANLLTPVTVEAGNVPSRVLHGSFFYFWSAIVETGGLKPMNRNHVHCSAGTPEEGIVSGMRKDAELIIEIDVEESLKDGIKWWLSDNGVLLTEGDEKGILSTKYFKLVTGRNIDVGVLWQDGQWVSDLPHGTKISPPFGKRGGRGGK from the exons ATGGCTGATGATGCAGCAAGAGAAGATGCGCTTCTTGATGTAGAGGACAAGGTGCAAGACAAGCATTCAAAACCAAGAGGCGGCAAGGGACGCGGAagaggtggaggaggtggtggcCAGGGTCGAGAAGTTCAGGTGTCAAAGGCCTTGTCCAGGCTTTTGAGACACCAGGCGGCTAATGCTGGTATTCAACTCGACGACGAGGGTTTTGCGCGCCTGGATGCTGTG CTTGCATGGAACCCATTGCGATCTCTCAAGGTCACGCTTGATGATGTTCAAACAGCAGTCTCTACAGATGGCAAGCAGCGCTTTACTTTGAAGCCAAACTCAGCTACAAACCCATCTTTGGACACAAAGTCCACTTCCCCAGCCGACTACCTGATCCGTGCCAACCAGGGCCATTCAATCAAGCTTGAGTCAGCCAATCTTCTTACACCCGTCACTGTCGAGGCTGGCAACGTGCCTAGCCGTGTTCTTCACGGATCATTTTTCTACTTCTGGTCAGCCATCGTGGAAACGGGTGGTCTGAAGCCCATGAACCGCAACCACGTGCATTGCTCAGCAGGAACACCAGAGGAAGGCATCGTGAGCGGTATGCGCAAAGATGCCGAGTTGATCATTGAGATAGACGTGGAAGAGAGTTTGAAGGATGGGATAAAGTGGTGGTTGAGTGATAACGGGGTCTTGCTGACCGAGGGTGATGAAAAGGGCATCCTGAGCACCAAGTACTTCAAGTTGGTTACAGGACGCAATATTGATGTTGGCGTGCTTTGGCAGGATGGGCAGTGGGTGTCTGATCTGCCCCATGGCACAAAGATAAGTCCTCCTTTCGGCAAGCGAGGAGGAAGGGGAGGTAAATGA
- a CDS encoding hypothetical protein (BUSCO:52607at5125), translating into MAQKREHSEVGSPEPRDSGSFNGAKKRKQSKTKHRPNEGTSTWAKKRTRTIERLLNRNQELPANVRNDLERELGALKSTVSDKSFQRLRSAMISKYHMVRFFERKKASRLAKQLRKKIDETESTETDELEGLKRDLHVAEVDEAYTQHFPHAEPYISLYTSAKSEKEEDDKDDDKLDYTPLKQRGLLHTERPPMWSEIEQAMKGGPHALRTIRERRPEVAEGSQLKHNQSKSKAVTGKDKAMPVPKAQPKPETKPTPYTKGKSGAAPKNRRERRLAERQGAQPVVKNDDDDSDDGGFFEED; encoded by the exons ATGGCACAAAAGAGAGAGCATTCCGAGGTTGGCTCACCAGAACCACGGGATTCAGGATCATTCAATGGCgccaagaagcgcaagcaAAGCAAGACGAAGCATCGACCAAACGAAGGGACTTCAACATGGGCCAAGAAGCGAACGCGCACAATTGAGCGACTCCTCAACCGAAACCAAGAACTACCCGCCAATGTCCGCAACGATCTTGAACGAGAGCTGGGCGCGCTCAAGTCTACAGTCTCAGACAAGAGCTTCCAAAGGCTACGAAGCGCCATGATCTCGAAATACCACATGGTTCGATTTTTTG AGCGAAAGAAGGCATCGAGATTAGCAAAGCAGTTGCGCAAAAAGATTGATGAGACCGAATCGACAGAAACAGACGAGCTTGAAGGACTGAAGCGTGACTTGCATGTTGCCGAAGTCGACGAGGCATACACTCAGCACTTCCCTCACGCCGAACCCTACATCAGCCTCTACACCAGCGCCAAATcggaaaaggaagaggatgataaAGACGACGACAAACTTGACTATACACCTCTCAAGCAAAGAGGTCTGCTACATACAGAGAGGCCCCCGATGTGGTCGGAAATTGAGCAAGCAATGAAAGGTGGCCCTCACGCGCTACGAACCATTAGAGAAAGGCGGCCCGAAGTTGCAGAAGGAAGCCAACTAAAACACAACCAAAGCAAGTCCAAGGCGGTGACAGGCAAAGACAAGGCCATGCCTGTTCCTAAGGCGCAGCCCAAGCCCGAAACCAAGCCCACGCCTTACACCAAGGGCAAGTCAGGGGCTGCTCCCAAGAACCGTAGAGAGCGTCGACTTGCAGAACGTCAAGGGGCTCAGCCTGTTGTCAagaacgacgatgacgatagtGACGATGGCGGTTTCTTTGAAGAGGATTAA